The sequence below is a genomic window from Actinokineospora baliensis.
GCGGGCGTGCTGGGGACGACATCGGGGTTGGTCCGGTGCAGCTTGGCCTGCCCGAGGTACACGGCGTACGCGGTGACCGCGCGGCGGCGGGCCTGGGACTTGGTGAAGCCGAGCTCGGTGAAGAGGGTGACGACGTAGTCCATCCGCCGCTGACCGACCCTGGCGACGGCGGCGGCCACCAGCGGATCACCCAGGCTGGCGTGCAGCGCCAACTCGACGTCGATCCCGCGCTCGGGGTGCAGCACGGCGCCGATCAGCCTGCGCAGCCGCTCGGCCGGGGTCGCGCCCTGCTCGGCGTGCGCGATGACCCGCTCGGTGTGCTCCTGCTCCCACCGCGCCAGGGTCGCCTCGACCAGCGCGTCCCTGGTCGGGAAGTGCCAGTACACGCTGCCCTTGGTCACCCCGGCCCGCGCCGCCAACGGCTCGACGGCGACCGCGGCCAGCCCGCCCTCGGCCAGCGCCGCGAGCGCGGCGGCGGTCCAGTCGTCCCTGGTTCGGCGCGGCACGACCATACGTTAGCGTACGGTAAACCATACGGAACCGTATGGAAGGAGTGCTCGTGATCCACAACCGCCACCAGCGCGCCCTGCCCGTCCCCGTCGCCGACGCGGGGCACCTGATCGACGCCATGGCCAGCCCCGACGGCATCTGGCCCGCCCGCTGGCCCGCCCTGTCCCTGGACCGCCCCCTGGCCGTCGGCGCCACCGGCGGCCACGGCCCCATCCACTACACCTGCACCGACTACATCCCCGGCCGCCGGGTCGAACTCGCCTTCGCCCCCGGAGCCCCCCTGGCGGGCGAGCACGCCCTCACCCTCCTGCCCGGCCAAACCCCCAACACCTCGATCCTCCGCCACGACATCACCGCCCGACCCCAAGGTGCCGGACACGTCCTCTGGCCCCTGGTGATCCGCTGGCTCCACGACGCCCTCCTGGAAGACATGCTCGACAACGCCGAACGCGCCGTGGGCCACCCGCCCGCCCACAAAGCCCGCTGGTCCCCCTGGGTCCGCCTCCTCCGCCGCCTCAGATCCCGCTGATCCGCCGGGTCCGCTCCTCCGCGAGCTTCACTCGATCGTGGACCAACCGCGCGGCCCGCCGCGACGAAAACGGCGCACCGCACCCACCCCCGAATGGCCCAGTACGCACTGCTGCATCACTCGTAAGGCCCCCCGCCGCGGCCACGCAAAGTTGCACTGTGCACTTGCGTTTGCACGGGATTACGATGGTGCGATCGACTCGCCGGATCGGCCACCGAAGGGGGTTCCTGCTCGCTCCCGGTGCCGCACCGGGACGGCCGAGCGGGCAGCCACATGACCTCTCACCGCTGGAGCGTGGAGTCCCCCGACCGGTTCGGCGTGCGGAGCCTGTGGGCCGCTGCGCAGGCTCGAGCGCGGGAGTCGGACTTGGACATCCTCACCGTGACGGCGGTGGCTGGGGTGGCGGCGCTCGCCGCGGTGCTGCGGATCGGGGCGCTCGATTCTGTCCCGCGGCCGGGCGAAGGGCGCAACGTCGCGCAGGTGTTCGGGGTCGACTCGATGGGCATGCTGCTGGACGCGAACGCGTCTCCGCTCGCGTGGCTGCAGGCCGGTGGGTACACGGCTCTGACCGACGCGTTCGTAAGGCACACAACGGCTATAGGCGCTGCCCGTGAACCAATGGTCCTCACCGCCGCCATCACCGCGGTGCTTCTGTGGTTCCTATCGCGCCGGATGGGCCTATCGCGGTTAACCGGGGCCATAGCGGTTGCGGTGGTTGCCGTGTCTCCCATGGCTTTAGGGCTTCAGATTGGCGTTAGGCCGGAGAACATCGCCATGCCCTGGGCGCTGGCGGGAATCATCTTGCTGTGGACGCCACGTAAGCACCGCAGGCTCGCGCCGGATCTGTGGGCCACAGTCTTCCTCGTGATCGCTGTGATCACCGCACCGGTCGCACTGCTGCTGATCGTCACCGCGGCTTGGCTCCTGTGGCGTCGCGGCCGCAGACGACTGTCGCTCATGCTGTCGTCGCTGTTCGTCCTTGGCACCGGGATCGGCATGGGTGCGGCGGCGGCGTTGGCGGGACTTCGCATCGCGGCAGAAGGCCCGTCAGCATCGACGTGGGTCGCCGCCGATCCCGCGTTCGCGGCGGCGGGTGTTCTAGCAACTGCTCTAGCCCTCTTCTCCTACCGCCTGCGGCCATTGGCGGTCGGAGTCCTAGCCCTTATCGCCATCGCCGTGATCCCGGGCGGTCCTGGTACCGCAGCGCTGATCCTCGCAGTTCCCCCTGCCGCGCTTCTTATCGCGGGCGCCATAGAGCGCTCATCCCGCCCCATCCGCATTCCGGCGACTGTCCTGGCTGTCGCTCTTGCAGCCGCCGCGGTCCCCAACTGGATAGACGGCCTACGCATGGTCACCACGACCGGCGTCAACCCCAAGCCCATGGCGGACGCTTCCCGCTGGCTGCAA
It includes:
- a CDS encoding TetR/AcrR family transcriptional regulator; translated protein: MPRRTRDDWTAAALAALAEGGLAAVAVEPLAARAGVTKGSVYWHFPTRDALVEATLARWEQEHTERVIAHAEQGATPAERLRRLIGAVLHPERGIDVELALHASLGDPLVAAAVARVGQRRMDYVVTLFTELGFTKSQARRRAVTAYAVYLGQAKLHRTNPDVVPSTPAAKRAYLADVMGVLLADPPPTRSAEVDG
- a CDS encoding SRPBCC family protein, producing the protein MIHNRHQRALPVPVADAGHLIDAMASPDGIWPARWPALSLDRPLAVGATGGHGPIHYTCTDYIPGRRVELAFAPGAPLAGEHALTLLPGQTPNTSILRHDITARPQGAGHVLWPLVIRWLHDALLEDMLDNAERAVGHPPAHKARWSPWVRLLRRLRSR